The proteins below come from a single Xiphophorus couchianus chromosome 20, X_couchianus-1.0, whole genome shotgun sequence genomic window:
- the ccdc71 gene encoding coiled-coil domain-containing protein 71 encodes MAASPQGPLVHRPLAFANEERRAVHSWSRISSAGQNVLLDALKILSPMSRDLSCTEELVTFLQELSEEGHRPTILRSKDVYCYRSCTSLPMTEEMLKLVSKNVRPATKKRKRKPQVKKREVHPSWSTTERSSPRIQGIRPPEVLLDRHTVICSRTPIQTVEMLEDDVQPCLRLTSIEGLSGFHTARLQIQTVWESETPPVSFPSPRLPPTLSGIPSQPSQNGGGAPTKAVALFSQKSLSCPIRLDGALIGDSAPFFYANGRPVSQTHTDLTSNGWRGNGLHQDVPGSKGMTGATRQRNGWKDKKNLGRKVIKVDDSRSVAEACRKAQKILQVNLSPVIQIQPLNHVLRDFRFQKQ; translated from the coding sequence ATGGCTGCTTCACCTCAAGGTCCCCTGGTCCATCGGCCATTGGCGTTCGCCAATGAGGAGCGGAGGGCGGTTCACTCCTGGTCCCGCATCTCCTCAGCAGGACAAAATGTCCTGCTGGACGCTCTGAAGATCCTGAGCCCGATGTCTCGAGACCTTTCCTGCACGGAGGAGCTGGTGACCTTCCTGCAGGAGCTCAGCGAGGAAGGCCACAGGCCCACTATTCTGCGCAGCAAGGACGTGTACTGCTACCGCTCCTGCACCAGCCTTCCCATGACCGAGGAAATGCTCAAGTTGGTCAGCAAGAATGTGAGACCTGCCaccaagaagaggaagaggaagcctCAGGTCAAGAAGCGGGAGGTTCATCCGTCCTGGAGCACCACCGAGAGGAGCAGCCCGAGGATCCAAGGGATTCGGCCTCCGGAGGTTCTGCTGGACCGTCACACCGTCATCTGCAGCAGGACACCAATTCAAACTGTAGAAATGTTGGAGGACGACGTGCAGCCGTGCCTCAGACTGACCAGCATTGAAGGCCTGTCCGGCTTCCACACGGCCAGACTCCAGATCCAAACTGTCTGGGAGTCTGAGACGCCGCCCGTCTCCTTCCCCTCGCCGCGGCTCCCTCCAACGCTATCAGGAATACCGTCTCAGCCTTCTCAGAACGGTGGTGGGGCGCCCACCAAAGCCGTGGCCTTGTTCAGCCAGAAGAGCCTGTCCTGCCCGATCCGGCTGGACGGCGCCCTCATCGGGGACTCCGCGCCGTTCTTCTACGCCAACGGTCGGCCGGTCTCTCAGACGCACACAGACCTGACCAGCAACGGCTGGAGGGGCAACGGCCTCCACCAGGATGTTCCTGGGTCCAAGGGAATGACAGGTGCCACGCGGCAGAGAAACGGTTGGAAGGACAAGAAAAATTTAGGACGCAAAGTGATAAAGGTGGACGATTCACGGTCGGTGGCGGAGGCCTGCAGGAAAGCGCAGAAGATCCTGCAGGTCAACCTTTCTCCGGTGATCCAGATCCAACCGCTCAACCACGTTCTGAGGGACTTCCGGTTCCAGAAGCAGTGA